A region from the Palaemon carinicauda isolate YSFRI2023 chromosome 16, ASM3689809v2, whole genome shotgun sequence genome encodes:
- the LOC137655725 gene encoding uncharacterized protein isoform X2, whose amino-acid sequence MESYKFWKDEGLSMGLSDEALLNFIEKKIKDSDERDRRHAEREERALMIKYEENEKQRAHELELQKIRGATSNPSHVTVAVDTTRPLPFCDTDDITAYLVRFEKVAVSLNWERNSWSVQLASLLRGKALDIYTSLSDDVTSDYASLKEALLKGFKKTSDWYRTAFKTAKMDSKSTYEQYLNMLFRNFDLWINSLSVTKDYEVLRNIIVCDQFMSTLPKEMRLFLKERKPRTPEDYSSLADTYASAHKCYPKDEQKSFRHNANLSSSSDKISASEKPEKTSSSRPGKIACYGCGQSGHISRNCPNKVPKKKSESSLEIGQVLDNTGVCGPMVCGTVNGVTVSTILRDTGCTGVVVSENLIPDPGTNCSYSTLIDYLGRKDRFPIVKIYLKCNLFTGWVNAVRAPIKYCTVLLGNIPSVQDHNLFPLKNTDSSIDVNAVTRAQVKRRNIVHPLALPEPFDISIDHESFLREQQNCKALKYAREMSQSGDVKRCKNGLQYEFVMRNGLLYRKIQKCKKPQLLGKEQLVVPVKCIKLVLRLAHDIPVSGHFSHRKTFNKINEIFWWQGMTSDIYKYCKSCDVCQKSSLVGKVKKAQMVKLPVISTPFYRVAIDLVGPISPPSEAGHRYILTMVDYASSFPEAVALKNITSEDIAEALISIFSRVGVPKEILSDRGPQFRSELMLQVHKLLGVKPLFSTPYHPAANGRIERQHQILKSILKKICELKHNQWHRFLPAALFAMREIPSDTTGFSPFEILYGRQVRGPLTILKELWTNSDMSTGETDLYSFVLELREKLSDVSDLAVQNMNISSSTYKSYFDLKSSKRRFKADDEVILLIPEKQGKLQFSWRGPYKIIDKHGPVDYWVNVEDKPGKTSLQEHNIKIKTTETFVRKYYPIPAHLTKDFDDEVQSLLDLGIIEQSSSNYSSPALLVKKKEGNYRLVVDFRTLNAITDFDCEPMPSFEQDLHKFADFMYITELDICKAYHQIPLTPESRKYTAFSTNLGLMQYVRLPFGLSTACATYIRLMRQVLKGLSFVVCYFDNIFIVSKDWKIHMADLETVILRLQEAGLTAKPGKCFLGYEEIQYLGYVINKRGIFPQQDKIGAILDMPAPTTKKQLRSFIGSVNFYGRFVPNLSDKLIHLTKFLKKGSSEKFNFDEDALCKFNELKSCLTSPPILQVPDLNNIFCLRTDASSTGLGAVLLQYIDGEPYPVAFASKKLLPPETRYAAIERECLAIVWGIKKFEYYLMGRKFLLESDHKPLMYLETSKSSNDRLMRWSLALQVYSFSVVHVKGTNNIFADLLSRG is encoded by the exons atggaatcttataaattctggaaggatgaaggtttgtcaatgggactctcggatgaagctcttttgaactttatagagaagaaaatcaaagatagtgatgagcgtgatagaagacatgctgaaagagaagaaagggctttgatgattaaatacgaagaaaatgaaaagcagagggcACACGAACTTGAATTGCAAAAGATCAGAGGAGCAACATCTAACCCTAGCCATGTAACAGTTGCTGTGGATACTACAAGACCTCTTCCATTTTGTGATACTGATGATATCACCGCCTACCTAGTAAGGTTTGAAAAGGTAGCAGTTTCTCTCAACTGGGAGCGGAACTCTTGGTCAGTTCAGTTGGCATCACTTTTGAGAGGTAAGGCATTAGATATCTACACGTCGCTCTCAGATGATGTTACAAGTGACTATGCATCATTGAAGGAAgctcttttgaaaggattcaagaagactagtgactggtacaggacagcgtttaaaactgcaaaaatggaTTCCAAGAGCACATATGAACAATATTTGAATATGTTATTTCGAAATTTTGACTTGTGGATAAATAGTCTTAGTGTAACGAAAGACTACGAAGTTTTGAGAAACATTATAGTCTGTGATCAGTTCATGTCTACTTTACCTAAGGAAATGCGTCTTTTTCTTAAGGAGCGTAAACCTAGAACTCCAGAGGATTATTCATCATTGGCAGACACTTATGCTTCAGCACACAAATGTTATCCTAAAGATGAGCAGAAGTCCTTTAGGCATAATGCGAATTTATCTAGTTCCAGTGACAAGATCAGTGCGAGTGAGAAACCAGAGAAAACTAGTTCGTCACGTCCTGGTAAGATTGCATGTTACGGTTGTGGTCAGAGTGGACATATTTCGAGAAACTGTCCTAACAAGGTACCCAAAAAGAAATCTGAATCTTCTCTTGAGATAGGTCAAGTTCTGGATAACACTGGAGTATGTGGACCTATGGTATGTGGAACAGTGAATGGTGTTACAGTATCTACAATACTTAGAGATACAGGTTGTACAGGAGTAGTGGTATCAGAGAATTTGATTCCTGATCCTGGAACAAATTGTTCATATTCtactcttattgattatttgggcaggaaggacagattccctattgtcaagatttatttgaaatgtaatctctttacaggttgggttaatgctgttcgggctccaataaagtactgtactgtcttattaggcaatattccaAGTGTACAggaccataatttgtttcctctgaaaaatacggattcttccatTGACGTAAATGCCGTAACAAGAGCACaggtaaaaaggagaaatattgttCACCCTCTTGCTTTACCAGAACCATTTGATATATCCATTGATCATGAATCTTTTCTTAGAGAACAGCAGAATTGCAAAGCTTTGAAATATGCAAGAGAAATGAGTCAGTCTGGAGATGTCAAACGTTGCAAGAATGGTTTGCAGTACGAGTTCGTGATGAGAAATGGACTTCTctacaggaaaatacagaaatgtaaaaagcctcagttactgggaaaggaacagttggttgtaccagttaaatgcataaaattagttttgcgccttgcacatgatattccggtaagtggacatttttctcataggaaaacctttaataagattaatgaaattttctggtggcagggtatgacgtctgacatatataaatattgcaaatcttgtgatgtatgccaaaaatcttcccttgttggaaaagtaaagaAGGCTCAGATGGTTAAATTACCAGTGATCTCTACGCCATTTTATAGAGTTGCTATTGACTTAGTGGGCCCGATTTCTCCTCCTAGTGAAGCAGGGCATAGATATATTTTGACTATGGTAGATTATGCTTCAAGCTTCCCGGAAGCAGTcgctttgaagaacataacatctgaagacattgcagaagccttaatatctattttttccagagTGGGAGTGCCGAAAGAAATTCTTTCTGACAGAGGACCACAATTTCGATCAGAACTTATGTTGCAAGTACACAAGTTACTAGGAGTGAAACCTCTTTTCAGTACCCCCTATCATCCTGCTGCTAATGGAAGAATAGAAAGGCAACACCAGATTTtaaagagtatattgaagaaaatatgtgagttaaaacataatcagtggcatcgtttccttccagcagcactgttcgccatgagggaaatcccaagtgatacaacaggtttctcaccatttgagattttatatggccgtcaagtgagaggtcccttgacaatattgaaggaactatggacaaattcggatatgtctacaggggaaactgatctttattcttttgttttggaactacgtgaaaagttgtccgatgtttctgatttggctgttcaaaatatgaatatatcttccagtacatataagtcttattttgatttgaagagTAGTAAGCGCCGATTCAAAGCTGATGATGAAGTAATTTTGCTTATTCCAGAAAAACAAGGTAAATTGCAGTTCTCATGGAGAGGTccatacaagataattgataagcatggtccagttgactactgggtaaacgtagaag ataaaccaggtaaaacttctttacaagagcataatattaagattaagactACTGAAACCTTTGTTCGTAAGTATTATCCAATTCCAGCTCATTTAACTAAGGATTTCGATGACGAAGTACAAAGTTTGCTTGATCTTGGAATAATAGAGCAATCATCTTCTAATTATTCATCTCCTGCATTGCTCGTCAAAAAGAAAGAAGGTAACTACAGATTGGTTGTTGATTTTAGAACTTTAAATGCAATTACAGATTTTGATTGTGAGCCCATGCCAAGCTTTGAGCAAGATCTTCATAAGTTTGCAGATTTTATGTACATTACAGAACTTGATATCTGCAAAGCATATCATCAGATTCCTCTAACACCAGAAAGTCGCAAGTATACAGCTTTTTCAACTAATCTTGGACTAATGCAatatgtaagattaccttttggccttagcacAGCTTGTGCGACGTATATTAGATTAATGAGGCAAGTATTGAAAGGTCTTTCTTTCGTAGTTTGCtattttgataatatctttatTGTATCCAAAGACTGGAAAATTCATATGGCAGATTTGGAAACAGTCATATTGCGACTGCAAGAAGCAGGATTAACTGCTAAACCAGGAAAGTGTTTCCTCGGTTATGAAGAGATACAATATTTAGGATATGTAATCAACAAAAGGGGTATTTTTCCTCAACAGGATAAAATTGGAGCTATTTTGGATATGCCTGCTCCCACTACCAAGAAACAGTTACGAAGCTTTATTGGATCTGTAAATTTTTATGGTAGATTTGTTCCAAATTTGTCAGATAAACTAATTCATCTTACGAAGTTTTTGAAGAAGGGTAgttcagaaaaatttaattttgatgaagATGCATTGTGCAAATTTAATGAACTGAAATCTTGTTTAACTTCTCCTCCGATTCTTCAGGTGCCTGATctaaataacattttctgtttaagaacggatgcatcgtctacaggtctaggagcagttttgctgcagtatatagacggtgaaccttatccagtagcattcgcaagcaagaaacttcttccccccgagactcgatatgcagctatcgagcgagaatgcttggccatagtatggggaataaagaagtttgagtactacttaatggggaggAAATTCCTCTTGGAAAGTGATCATAAGCCACTCATGTATTTAGAGACTTCAAAGTCTAGTAATGATAGACTAATGCGTTGGTCTTTGGCATTACAAGTTTATTCTTTCTCTGTTGTTCATGTGAAGGGTACCaataatatatttgctgatttgttaagtagaggttaa
- the LOC137655725 gene encoding uncharacterized protein isoform X5 produces the protein MESYKFWKDEGLSMGLSDEALLNFIEKKIKDSDERDRRHAEREERALMIKYEENEKQRAHELELQKIRGATSNPSHVTVAVDTTRPLPFCDTDDITAYLVRFEKVAVSLNWERNSWSVQLASLLRGKALDIYTSLSDDVTSDYASLKEALLKGFKKTSDWYRTAFKTAKMDSKSTYEQYLNMLFRNFDLWINSLSVTKDYEVLRNIIVCDQFMSTLPKEMRLFLKERKPRTPEDYSSLADTYASAHKCYPKDEQKSFRHNANLSSSSDKISASEKPEKTSSSRPGKIACYGCGQSGHISRNCPNKVPKKKSESSLEIGQVLDNTGVCGPMVCGTVNGVTVSTILRDTGCTGVVVSENLIPDPGTNCSYSTLIDYLGRKDRFPIVKIYLKCNLFTGWVNAVRAPIKYCTVLLGNIPSVQDHNLFPLKNTDSSIDVNAVTRAQVKRRNIVHPLALPEPFDISIDHESFLREQQNCKALKYAREMSQSGDVKRCKNGLQYEFVMRNGLLYRKIQKCKKPQLLGKEQLVVPVKCIKLVLRLAHDIPVSGHFSHRKTFNKINEIFWWQGMTSDIYKYCKSCDVCQKSSLVGKVKKAQMVKLPVISTPFYRVAIDLVGPISPPSEAGHRYILTMVDYASSFPEAVALKNITSEDIAEALISIFSRVGVPKEILSDRGPQFRSELMLQVHKLLGVKPLFSTPYHPAANGRIERQHQILKSILKKICELKHNQWHRFLPAALFAMREIPSDTTGFSPFEILYGRQVRGPLTILKELWTNSDMSTGETDLYSFVLELREKLSDVSDLAVQNMNISSSTYKSYFDLKSSKRRFKADDEVILLIPEKQGKLQFSWRGPYKIIDKHGPVDYWVNVEDFDCEPMPSFEQDLHKFADFMYITELDICKAYHQIPLTPESRKYTAFSTNLGLMQYVRLPFGLSTACATYIRLMRQVLKGLSFVVCYFDNIFIVSKDWKIHMADLETVILRLQEAGLTAKPGKCFLGYEEIQYLGYVINKRGIFPQQDKIGAILDMPAPTTKKQLRSFIGSVNFYGRFVPNLSDKLIHLTKFLKKGSSEKFNFDEDALCKFNELKSCLTSPPILQVPDLNNIFCLRTDASSTGLGAVLLQYIDGEPYPVAFASKKLLPPETRYAAIERECLAIVWGIKKFEYYLMGRKFLLESDHKPLMYLETSKSSNDRLMRWSLALQVYSFSVVHVKGTNNIFADLLSRG, from the exons atggaatcttataaattctggaaggatgaaggtttgtcaatgggactctcggatgaagctcttttgaactttatagagaagaaaatcaaagatagtgatgagcgtgatagaagacatgctgaaagagaagaaagggctttgatgattaaatacgaagaaaatgaaaagcagagggcACACGAACTTGAATTGCAAAAGATCAGAGGAGCAACATCTAACCCTAGCCATGTAACAGTTGCTGTGGATACTACAAGACCTCTTCCATTTTGTGATACTGATGATATCACCGCCTACCTAGTAAGGTTTGAAAAGGTAGCAGTTTCTCTCAACTGGGAGCGGAACTCTTGGTCAGTTCAGTTGGCATCACTTTTGAGAGGTAAGGCATTAGATATCTACACGTCGCTCTCAGATGATGTTACAAGTGACTATGCATCATTGAAGGAAgctcttttgaaaggattcaagaagactagtgactggtacaggacagcgtttaaaactgcaaaaatggaTTCCAAGAGCACATATGAACAATATTTGAATATGTTATTTCGAAATTTTGACTTGTGGATAAATAGTCTTAGTGTAACGAAAGACTACGAAGTTTTGAGAAACATTATAGTCTGTGATCAGTTCATGTCTACTTTACCTAAGGAAATGCGTCTTTTTCTTAAGGAGCGTAAACCTAGAACTCCAGAGGATTATTCATCATTGGCAGACACTTATGCTTCAGCACACAAATGTTATCCTAAAGATGAGCAGAAGTCCTTTAGGCATAATGCGAATTTATCTAGTTCCAGTGACAAGATCAGTGCGAGTGAGAAACCAGAGAAAACTAGTTCGTCACGTCCTGGTAAGATTGCATGTTACGGTTGTGGTCAGAGTGGACATATTTCGAGAAACTGTCCTAACAAGGTACCCAAAAAGAAATCTGAATCTTCTCTTGAGATAGGTCAAGTTCTGGATAACACTGGAGTATGTGGACCTATGGTATGTGGAACAGTGAATGGTGTTACAGTATCTACAATACTTAGAGATACAGGTTGTACAGGAGTAGTGGTATCAGAGAATTTGATTCCTGATCCTGGAACAAATTGTTCATATTCtactcttattgattatttgggcaggaaggacagattccctattgtcaagatttatttgaaatgtaatctctttacaggttgggttaatgctgttcgggctccaataaagtactgtactgtcttattaggcaatattccaAGTGTACAggaccataatttgtttcctctgaaaaatacggattcttccatTGACGTAAATGCCGTAACAAGAGCACaggtaaaaaggagaaatattgttCACCCTCTTGCTTTACCAGAACCATTTGATATATCCATTGATCATGAATCTTTTCTTAGAGAACAGCAGAATTGCAAAGCTTTGAAATATGCAAGAGAAATGAGTCAGTCTGGAGATGTCAAACGTTGCAAGAATGGTTTGCAGTACGAGTTCGTGATGAGAAATGGACTTCTctacaggaaaatacagaaatgtaaaaagcctcagttactgggaaaggaacagttggttgtaccagttaaatgcataaaattagttttgcgccttgcacatgatattccggtaagtggacatttttctcataggaaaacctttaataagattaatgaaattttctggtggcagggtatgacgtctgacatatataaatattgcaaatcttgtgatgtatgccaaaaatcttcccttgttggaaaagtaaagaAGGCTCAGATGGTTAAATTACCAGTGATCTCTACGCCATTTTATAGAGTTGCTATTGACTTAGTGGGCCCGATTTCTCCTCCTAGTGAAGCAGGGCATAGATATATTTTGACTATGGTAGATTATGCTTCAAGCTTCCCGGAAGCAGTcgctttgaagaacataacatctgaagacattgcagaagccttaatatctattttttccagagTGGGAGTGCCGAAAGAAATTCTTTCTGACAGAGGACCACAATTTCGATCAGAACTTATGTTGCAAGTACACAAGTTACTAGGAGTGAAACCTCTTTTCAGTACCCCCTATCATCCTGCTGCTAATGGAAGAATAGAAAGGCAACACCAGATTTtaaagagtatattgaagaaaatatgtgagttaaaacataatcagtggcatcgtttccttccagcagcactgttcgccatgagggaaatcccaagtgatacaacaggtttctcaccatttgagattttatatggccgtcaagtgagaggtcccttgacaatattgaaggaactatggacaaattcggatatgtctacaggggaaactgatctttattcttttgttttggaactacgtgaaaagttgtccgatgtttctgatttggctgttcaaaatatgaatatatcttccagtacatataagtcttattttgatttgaagagTAGTAAGCGCCGATTCAAAGCTGATGATGAAGTAATTTTGCTTATTCCAGAAAAACAAGGTAAATTGCAGTTCTCATGGAGAGGTccatacaagataattgataagcatggtccagttgactactgggtaaacgtagaag ATTTTGATTGTGAGCCCATGCCAAGCTTTGAGCAAGATCTTCATAAGTTTGCAGATTTTATGTACATTACAGAACTTGATATCTGCAAAGCATATCATCAGATTCCTCTAACACCAGAAAGTCGCAAGTATACAGCTTTTTCAACTAATCTTGGACTAATGCAatatgtaagattaccttttggccttagcacAGCTTGTGCGACGTATATTAGATTAATGAGGCAAGTATTGAAAGGTCTTTCTTTCGTAGTTTGCtattttgataatatctttatTGTATCCAAAGACTGGAAAATTCATATGGCAGATTTGGAAACAGTCATATTGCGACTGCAAGAAGCAGGATTAACTGCTAAACCAGGAAAGTGTTTCCTCGGTTATGAAGAGATACAATATTTAGGATATGTAATCAACAAAAGGGGTATTTTTCCTCAACAGGATAAAATTGGAGCTATTTTGGATATGCCTGCTCCCACTACCAAGAAACAGTTACGAAGCTTTATTGGATCTGTAAATTTTTATGGTAGATTTGTTCCAAATTTGTCAGATAAACTAATTCATCTTACGAAGTTTTTGAAGAAGGGTAgttcagaaaaatttaattttgatgaagATGCATTGTGCAAATTTAATGAACTGAAATCTTGTTTAACTTCTCCTCCGATTCTTCAGGTGCCTGATctaaataacattttctgtttaagaacggatgcatcgtctacaggtctaggagcagttttgctgcagtatatagacggtgaaccttatccagtagcattcgcaagcaagaaacttcttccccccgagactcgatatgcagctatcgagcgagaatgcttggccatagtatggggaataaagaagtttgagtactacttaatggggaggAAATTCCTCTTGGAAAGTGATCATAAGCCACTCATGTATTTAGAGACTTCAAAGTCTAGTAATGATAGACTAATGCGTTGGTCTTTGGCATTACAAGTTTATTCTTTCTCTGTTGTTCATGTGAAGGGTACCaataatatatttgctgatttgttaagtagaggttaa